A genomic stretch from Onychostoma macrolepis isolate SWU-2019 chromosome 02, ASM1243209v1, whole genome shotgun sequence includes:
- the tecrl2b gene encoding trans-2,3-enoyl-CoA reductase-like 2b: MASSAHMDMLDENIDSLRGWETIVWHGFHLEDWRRHGVINRVAYFEVEILDPKSKAQLCYLDKVEPNATIAEIKTLLHKIYPKFYPSRQALKLHPEGKALSDDDVLEDLPVGTTATMFFQDLGPQLGWTMVFLAECFGPLFIYLLFYYRLPYIYGHEYDFTQSPFKVVKLASWCHSLHYIKRLVETIFIHRFSDGTLPLRTITLLCLYYWGFGAWQAYYINHPLYTPPTYGRLQIYSALAMFLVCEFGNFSVHLILNRISCNGSRPTEIPYPTNNPFTWLFFFVSCPNYTYEVGSWISFTVMTQCVPVGVFAFLGFIQMTIWARAKHKTYMEQFKDYPDLRTAIIPLFF; encoded by the exons ATGGCCTCTTCTGCTCATATGGACATGCTGGATGAAAACATTGATTCTTTAAGAGGCTGGGAGACGATTGTGTGGCATGGATTTCATCTGGAAGACTGGAGGAGACATGGAGTCATTAACAGAGTCGCCTATTTTGAG GTGGAGATCCTGGACCCCAAGAGCAAGGCACAACTCTGCTACCTGGATAAG GTGGAGCCCAACGCCACTATCGCAGAGATCAAGACATTGTTGCACAAAATTt ACCCCAAGTTTTATCCATCAAGACAGGCACTGAAGCTACATCCAG AGGGAAAGGCCCTCAGTGATGATGATGTGCTGGAGGATCTACCGGTTGGCACGACCGCAACGATGTTCTTCCAGGACCTCGGCCCACAGTTAGGGTGGACTATG GTGTTTCTGGCAGAGTGTTTCGGGCCGCTTTTCATTTACCTGCTGTTCTACTATCGGCTTCCATACATCTACGGGCACGAGTATGACTTCACCCAAAGTCCATTTAAAGTTGTCAA GCTGGCTAGCTGGTGCCACTCTCTTCATTACATTAAGAGGCTTGTGGAAACTATTTTTATCCATCGCTTTTCTGACGGAACGTTACCTTTACGCACCATCACGCTG CTCTGTCTGTATTACTGGGGATTTGGAGCATGGCAGGCGTATTACATCAACCATCCGCTCTACACCCCACCAA CCTATGGGAGACTTCAAATCTACTCTGCACTGGCAATGTTTTTg GTCTGTGAGTTTGGAAATTTCTCAGTTCATCTGATTTTGAATCGAATCAGCTGTAATG GGTCCAGGCCTACAGAGATTCCTTATCCCACAAATAATCCATTCACTTGGCTCTTTTTCTTCGTGTCCTGCCCAAACTACACATATGAG GTGGGATCATGGATCAGCTTCACAGTCATGACACAGTGTGTTCCAG TGggagtttttgcatttttgggtTTTATTCAGATGACTATATGGGCTCGGGCAAAGCATAAAACCTACATGGAGCAATTCAAAGACTATCCTGACTTGAGAACGGCCATCATTCCACTCTTCTTCTAG